In Thiovulum sp. ES, one DNA window encodes the following:
- a CDS encoding hypothetical protein (PFAM: Protein of unknown function (DUF454)) yields the protein MRVFYLLSGFFFVFLGILGAFLPVMPSTVFFIIASYFFAKSSRRFHRMLLSIPHVGKQIEFWEKHKALPRRVKNLAVLSSAGGILISAVLFAIFGKYLISFTVVLLGIPMFLMVLKLKVYGN from the coding sequence TTGAGGGTGTTTTATCTGCTTTCGGGTTTCTTTTTCGTTTTTCTCGGAATTTTGGGAGCTTTTTTGCCCGTAATGCCTTCGACAGTTTTTTTCATAATAGCATCCTATTTCTTTGCAAAAAGTTCAAGGAGGTTTCACCGAATGCTGCTTTCCATCCCCCACGTTGGAAAACAAATAGAATTTTGGGAGAAGCATAAGGCACTTCCACGAAGGGTTAAAAATTTGGCGGTTTTATCTTCGGCGGGAGGCATCCTCATAAGCGCCGTTTTGTTCGCTATCTTCGGAAAATATCTCATCTCGTTTACGGTCGTTCTTTTAGGCATTCCGATGTTTTTGATGGTTTTGAAACTTAAGGTTTATGGAAATTAG